Below is a genomic region from Deltaproteobacteria bacterium.
CAACACCGTAGGAGGCGCGGTGAAAAGCGCGGTGGCCCATGGAGTCGACATGCTCACCGTGCACGCTTCCGGTGGATCAGAGATGCTCAGGGCCGCTGCATCCGTGGCGAAGGCCTCCGGAACGAAGGTCGTTGCGGTAACCATCTTAACCAGCCTGAACGAATCGGATCTCCGTGTTTTCGGGACTACCGGCCCTGTCTCCTCCATGGTTGAAAGGCTCACGGAAATGGCGCTTCATTCGGGCGTCGACGGCATCGTGTGCTCCCCTCTGGAAGTGGCCCACCTGAGGAATACGTTCGGCGGGGACTTTATCGCCGTCACGCCGGGAATCAGGCTCCCTGATGATGAAAAGGGGGACCAGAAGAGGGTTACCACGCCTGAGGAGGCATTCGAAGCAGGTGCTGATTTCATCGTGGTGGGGCGGTCTTTGACGGCAGTTGCAGATCCCCGGAAGAGGCTTCGCGAGATTGCTCTGCGCTTTGGTCAATCGAAGACGTGACATGCTCTCGATTACCGGCTTCAAGATAGTGAAGGAATTCATCGAGTCCTCGACGCAGACCGTGAGGGACATTTATCTCCAGGAGGGTGCCGCAGGTGATACGGGAGATAAAATAGCAGCGCTGGCAGGGAAAAAATCCATCCCCGTGATGTTTTGGCCTCACGATGACATGAAAAAGATTTTTCAGGGAAAAATCAAGAACGGGATCGTCGCCCGCCTTGACAAATTTGCCTATTCGGACATAGACGTCATTCTGGATAAGAGGCCCGATAAATCGTTTTTCGTAATTCTGGACAGGGTTTACGACCCGCACAATCTTGGAGCTATAGCAAGATCGGCCCACTGCTTCGGAGCGGCAGCTGTGGTCATACAGGAAAGAAGAGCGCCATCGATAACGGAGACGTCTATTCATGCATCCGCAGGAGCCCTGGCCCATCTCCCCGTCGTTCAGGTTGTCAATCTTTCCAGGACCGTTGACTACCTCAAGAAAAAGGGGTTCT
It encodes:
- the pyrF gene encoding orotidine-5'-phosphate decarboxylase is translated as MHGNLNRVIAALDFPSLHEALGFVKRSGDELLWCKVGMELFTREGYPVIEALKREKKMVFLDLKFHDIPNTVGGAVKSAVAHGVDMLTVHASGGSEMLRAAASVAKASGTKVVAVTILTSLNESDLRVFGTTGPVSSMVERLTEMALHSGVDGIVCSPLEVAHLRNTFGGDFIAVTPGIRLPDDEKGDQKRVTTPEEAFEAGADFIVVGRSLTAVADPRKRLREIALRFGQSKT
- the rlmB gene encoding 23S rRNA (guanosine(2251)-2'-O)-methyltransferase RlmB, which produces MLSITGFKIVKEFIESSTQTVRDIYLQEGAAGDTGDKIAALAGKKSIPVMFWPHDDMKKIFQGKIKNGIVARLDKFAYSDIDVILDKRPDKSFFVILDRVYDPHNLGAIARSAHCFGAAAVVIQERRAPSITETSIHASAGALAHLPVVQVVNLSRTVDYLKKKGFWVYGTSAGAGGGDVALMDFSGDVVIIFGSEGEGIRKKLLERCDFEVSVPMGRGFDSLNVSVAAGIVLYTVNKKLFPQ